A window of Sphingobacterium kitahiroshimense genomic DNA:
TGTTAATCCTTTTTTTATTAACAGATCAACAATTCGGGTGAGAGTAGGTTGATCTTTGCAACATTTTTCAGCAAGTTCTTTTTGCAATAGATTATCATTCTCATAAAGTGTCTTCATGATGGTCCACTGATCTACGGTGATATCAAAATCATTATCTGTAAAAGAATTTTGTGCAAATTGTTTTACTTTTTTTGCTGTTCTTTCTAATATGAAAGAGTATCGATTGAATTTTTCGTCTTGCATTTAAAATATTTGTATCGCTAATATTTAGTACAACAAATATAATCATTTAATACTTAGTGCAACAAGTATTTGGTTGATTTATTGTAAAATAAAAAAGGCTTTCAGTTTTATCTGAAAGCCTTTTTTAAACGTTTTGATTTTTTACTAAGGAGTTACCGGTTCTGCCTTTTTAGGAGCTTCTTCGAAGTGTTTTCCTTTACTTAAATCATATACTGCTGGTGCAGCTAAGAATATAGATGAATAAGTACCTACAATAATACCAATTAAGATCGCGAAAGAGAAACCTCTGATAACTTCACCACCGAAAATAAATAATACTGCTAATACGAATACAATCGTCAATGATGTAATAACCGTTCTACTTAATGTCGTATTTATGGCGTGGTTGATCGTTTCACCAAAATCTTTATTTAAAGCATTTGGTTTGTTTACATCTTCACGGATACGGTCAAATACCACTACAGTATCATTCACTGAATAACCTAATACCGTTAGAATAGCGGCAATAAAATGCTGATCAATATCTAATGAGAATGGAACAATACCATCTAAAATAGAGAACAAACCTAATACAATGATGGCATCATGTACAGTTGCGATTGCCGCACCTGCTGAATATTGCCATTTACGGAAACGCACTAGGATATAAACCGCAATGATTAATAACGCAAAGATAGTTGCATAAATTGATCTTGCTTTCATATCTGTCGCGATACTAGGACCAACTTTCTGAGAAGAAAGAATCTCATATTTGTTGCTTGCATCTACCTTCGATAATCCGTCATTCAATTTAGTTAAGACTTCTTTATCTGCTTCATCAGAAGTCTCTTCTACATGGTAAGTTGTTGTTACACGTACTTGATTTGCAGCACCAAAGACTTTAACTTCAGTTGTTTTCTGGAAAGCATCATCTAAGTTTTGACGCACAGCTTCCAAATCAACTGGTTTATCATAGCGGATGGTATAAGTACGTCCACCTTGAAAATCTACACCTTGGCTAAAGCCTTTAATAAAGATTGATGCAAAACAAGCGATAACAATTACAATAGAAACGATGTAAAGGCCTTTTCTTTTCTTGATGAATTGGAAATTTGCATTTTGCAATGTTTTCGCAGACCAAGGGAAAGAAACTTTAATTTTCATATCACGTTCTAACATCCACTCAAAAATAATGCGAGTAAGGAATATACCTGTGAATAATGAAGTGATAATACCCACCATTAATGTAGTAGCAAATCCTAAAATTGGACCTGTTCCGAAGAAGAATAATACCAACCCAACTAAGAATGTTGTAATCTGTGAATCTAAGATCGAAGGTAATGCGTGTTTGTAACCATCTGCAACCGCTTGACGGATTGATTTTCCACCGGCTAATTCTTCACGTATACGTTCGTAAATTAGGACGTTGGCATCCACCGCAGTACCCATCGTTAATACGATACCCGCGATACCTGGGAGTGTTAATACTGCATTCAGCGATGCCAATACCCCCATGATAAAGAATACGTTTATTAGAACAGCAATGTTTGCTACTAAACCTGCAGTGTTATAGTATGCAATCATGAATACAAGAACAAGCACAATACCGATAACTGCTGAATTCACACCAGAATCAATAGCCGATTGTCCTAAAGTAGGACCTACGATCGCTTCTTCAACGATTTTAGCGGTAGTTGGTAAGCGACCAGCTTTTAGTACGTTCGCTAAATCCTTTGTATCTTCCACTGTGAAAGAACCAGAGATAGATGAATTACCACCAGCGATTTCTTCATTAACGCCAGGTGCAGAATAGACTACATTGTCAAGAACGATAGCGATCGATTGGTGACCTTGTGCTGCTTTAGCTGTAATTTTTTTCCACTCACGAGCACCGTCGCTGTTCATCTGCATGGAAACAACGGGTTCATTTCTCTCATTAAACTCATCACGCGCATTGGTAATAACATCACCAGTTAATACTGGGCCATTATCAACCCCTGCAGGTCTGATTGCATATAAAGAAAGGATATTTGGTGTTTTAGCTTCTGGTTTTACTGACCATAACAATTTTAGATTTCCAGGGATAATAGATTTAACCTCAGGTCTGTTTAAAAAAGCATTTACTTTGGCAGTATCTTTAAGTTCTGCACTACCTACCATTGCGCCAGGCATTAAGGCCATCTGTTGATTCTCACCCATGTAAACAGCAGGTCTCAAAACATCAAATAATGGATTTTCTTGCGACAATTTAGCAGCAGCGCTATCTTTTGTGTTTTTATTAGCACCAAGGTTCGCTAATAAGTCATCAGACTTTTTAGTCGAATCTGTTGTTGCTTTATCATCTGTCGAAGCAACTTTTAAAGTTGCAGACAAAGTTTTATTGATGTTTTCCAATAAAGGATACACTTCTTGATTAGCATGAGTTTCGTAAAACTCTAATTTAGCTGATCCTTGTAATAATTTACGGACGCGTTGTTCATCGTTAACACCTGGAAGTTCGATCAAAATACGATTTGTACCTTGTTGAATCTGGATGTTAGGAGAAGCAACTCCAAATTTATCAATACGTGTACGAAGTACTTTGTATGAGTTTTGGATAGCATTATCAGCTTCTTTTTGTAAAAAAGATTCCAATTGTGCATCAGAGTCCCCCGCTTTGATTAAAGATGCATTATCTTTAGTCGCGAAATAAGTTGAAAGTGGAGTCGTACTACCTGCAGCTTTATATTCTTCAATGAATAAATTAACTAGAGATTTTTGACTTGTTTTACTTTTCGAAATAGCAGCTGTAAGTGCAGCATTGAATTTCTCATCTTTAGGATTATCTGCTAAGTTACGAATCAACTCATCGATTGAGATTTCCATCGTAACGTTCATACCCCCTTTTAGATCAAGTCCTAAAGCAAGTTCTTGTGCTTTAGCTTCTCTATAGGTGTATTTTGCAAAACCTAAATTGTAAACAACCTCGCCAGCGATAGAGTCTAGGTACGATTTTTCACGTGCCATATCTCCTTGTGCATAATTCTCAGCATCACGCTCAACTTTGCGGGTTACAAAAGTGAATGATAGGGCGTATAGACATGCTATAGATACCGCTATCACCAAAAATTTAATCAGCCCTTTACCTTGCATCGTCTGTTTTTAGTGTATTAGTTTGATATTATATGATATAATTGATAACTCATTCTTGTATGAAAATTACAATTCTCCAAGAATGCCAAAGGTATAAAAATTTTGTAAAATGAAAAGCTTTATTTGATTAAGCTTATGATAAAAAGCGATTAAATTGCAATGAATACGATATTGCTATGCAATCTAATAGAAAAAGCCTCCCGTTTGGGAGGCTT
This region includes:
- the secDF gene encoding protein translocase subunit SecDF, encoding MQGKGLIKFLVIAVSIACLYALSFTFVTRKVERDAENYAQGDMAREKSYLDSIAGEVVYNLGFAKYTYREAKAQELALGLDLKGGMNVTMEISIDELIRNLADNPKDEKFNAALTAAISKSKTSQKSLVNLFIEEYKAAGSTTPLSTYFATKDNASLIKAGDSDAQLESFLQKEADNAIQNSYKVLRTRIDKFGVASPNIQIQQGTNRILIELPGVNDEQRVRKLLQGSAKLEFYETHANQEVYPLLENINKTLSATLKVASTDDKATTDSTKKSDDLLANLGANKNTKDSAAAKLSQENPLFDVLRPAVYMGENQQMALMPGAMVGSAELKDTAKVNAFLNRPEVKSIIPGNLKLLWSVKPEAKTPNILSLYAIRPAGVDNGPVLTGDVITNARDEFNERNEPVVSMQMNSDGAREWKKITAKAAQGHQSIAIVLDNVVYSAPGVNEEIAGGNSSISGSFTVEDTKDLANVLKAGRLPTTAKIVEEAIVGPTLGQSAIDSGVNSAVIGIVLVLVFMIAYYNTAGLVANIAVLINVFFIMGVLASLNAVLTLPGIAGIVLTMGTAVDANVLIYERIREELAGGKSIRQAVADGYKHALPSILDSQITTFLVGLVLFFFGTGPILGFATTLMVGIITSLFTGIFLTRIIFEWMLERDMKIKVSFPWSAKTLQNANFQFIKKRKGLYIVSIVIVIACFASIFIKGFSQGVDFQGGRTYTIRYDKPVDLEAVRQNLDDAFQKTTEVKVFGAANQVRVTTTYHVEETSDEADKEVLTKLNDGLSKVDASNKYEILSSQKVGPSIATDMKARSIYATIFALLIIAVYILVRFRKWQYSAGAAIATVHDAIIVLGLFSILDGIVPFSLDIDQHFIAAILTVLGYSVNDTVVVFDRIREDVNKPNALNKDFGETINHAINTTLSRTVITSLTIVFVLAVLFIFGGEVIRGFSFAILIGIIVGTYSSIFLAAPAVYDLSKGKHFEEAPKKAEPVTP
- a CDS encoding MarR family winged helix-turn-helix transcriptional regulator, which translates into the protein MQDEKFNRYSFILERTAKKVKQFAQNSFTDNDFDITVDQWTIMKTLYENDNLLQKELAEKCCKDQPTLTRIVDLLIKKGLTERVIHPSDRRSIHLHLTEEGRKKVENYSPIVSSIRMKAWENLTDEDFSSFTRILDKIYNNLSN